A segment of the Mercurialis annua linkage group LG4, ddMerAnnu1.2, whole genome shotgun sequence genome:
GTTTTATAATATGTGATGAGATTATGTGATAATTTTGAGCATTTTAGAGGTTATTGCAAGGATCGTTTCATGACTATTTGTTCTCCTAGCTTTAGATTTTCAGTGTTTTTTCCTGTTTTCTTAAAGATTAGCCTTGCATTTGGAATTTGCAGTTCTTTGAATCCACGCCTTTCGAGAAATTGTTCAACTGGACACTATGATTCCTGCAGAAGAGTTGCTCATTTGGACTATGTATTGAGTAATTGGGGTAATTCAAGGAAAAGATGTCTTATGAAGCGCGCTTTATTAGGGAATGACAACCATATTCATAGTAATCGATTGGCAACATATAGGATATTGCGATCAACCTATCGTAAGTCAAGAAGGGTGGGGCGTATCGTTCCCTTTGCAACTGGAGATGATGGTGTAACTGTTAATGGAAGTCCCCCAGCTAGTACTTCTTCCAATGTAGATGAAGTGAGACTTAAACTGAATCAATCATTGCGAGATGAGAATAATGGCGATAGACTTGTTCAAGCTTTACATGATGCAGCCAGAGTTTTTGAGTTGGCGATTAAAGAACAGGGTTCTTTGTCGAAGTTCTCCTGGTTTTCAACTGCCTGGCTTGGTATAGACAGGAATGCATGGGTGAAAACATTGTCTTATCAGGTCTATTCTCATTCTTGAGATTTATAAGAAAAAAGTTAGACAATAGATATTTTGCCTCATGCATATGTTAGTTTACTTTCCTCAATCTTCATAGACTATATGCATGTTTATAAGTATTCATACTGCGTGGCATTGGTTTTCATATGTAAACATGTAACTCAATTACAAACCTATCTTTGTTACCCCATGCTAATCTTGTGTTGCTCTTGGACTCCATCTTAGAGATTTTCCTGTCAAAGCATGCTGGCCACTTTTTTTTTGGCtttattcattattttaataacagTGGGTGTACTTTATAGCCAAAGTTGCTGTTTATGTCACAGATCTTTGGCtgcagttttttttttctaaccaTGCGCGAGACTGTAACCACTGTTGTCAATGAAACCTTTGCATTCAGTAGAAGTGCTGTCAATCATAATAACTAAATTTATCTGGACTTAGCTTCTCATAaaccttttttatatatataacttttaCCATGATATTATTACGTTTGCATATCATTTCTTATAGTTCTGTTTCTCGAAGATTGCTTTTGAAATTTAGATATCCATAAAGAGTTAATTCTTTTCACTATTGAGTGTAATTGTTGTGGTAGAAGTGTTGTTTAGGCTATCTTCTGTTTCATGAATTTCTCAGGCGTCTGTCTATTCACTATTGCAAGCAGCATGCGAGATATCATCTCGAGGTGAAGGAAGAGATAGAGATGCATATATTTTTGTCCAAAATAGGTATTGAATATCACATATATTACTTCATGTGTTTCTGTAGAGCCTTATTTTCAAGCTCCCAGAATTTTCTCTTTGTTCAACATTAACATAAATGAGGGAATGCCAGAACAACTAAATATTCACAAGCTTTCTCGAATGAAACAagcatttgaaaatgtttaCTTTATTTCAATTGCTACTGTTCTTATGTTGTGGCTTATCTGGCACACATCTTGATTTTCTTTTGTTAGTTTAGATTTTACTAGTAGAATTTCGAAGGTCATTCCTTTCTTTCATCAAAACCATTTTAATTTCTAGCCGGAAATCTTAACTAAGGTTCTCTTTTAGATTGATTAGTGGAAATTTTGCCTTAATTTTAAAGCACATGTCGACAATTTGATTGGAATTTGTGCTATTGAATTTAAGTTCTAGTGCCTTTTGTATATGATCACAATCTTTGTCCTTTCCCATATATGTCTTGATTTAATCCCTGCACCGGCATCTCTGTTTTACTTTAAACTACATCTTGGCTTTTCTACCTGTTTTGACAAGTTATTCTGTGTAGTTTATTACGACAATCTAGTCCTTTGGAGAGTTCAATCAGGGAGAAACTATCTGCCAAGCATCCTGAGGCTTATGAATGGTTTTGGTCCGAGCAACTTCCAGTGGTGGTAACGtcatttgttaattattttgaGGGGGATCTACGCTTTATTGCTGCTACTTCTGAGTATGTTATTGCTCATGTTGTTTAATAGAGGTTTTCCTTATAAAGTtcataataaaattgataaccATGTTGGTTcaaaaaagaaattgataaCCATGTGGAAATAAAGTTACTCTAATTTCTACCAGGTCGGGTAAAGGCATATCCTTGAATTCAGGAAAAGGAAGTGATATTGCACTACTGTTGCTTGCACTGAGTTGCATTGCTGCAGTCACAAAACTTGGCCCTGCAAAGATTTGTTGTCCACAATTCTCTTCCATGATCTCAGATATAACCGGCAGGTTGATGGAGATGCTGGTTGATTTTGTTCCAATACGCCAAACGTATCATTATATAAAGGATATTGGTCTACGTAGAGAATTTCTTGCCCATTTTGGTGCCCGTTCTGCTGCATGCAGAGTGAAAGATGATTGTAGTTCTGAAGAAGTTGTTTTCTGGGTTAATCTTATACAGAAGCAATTGCTGCGAGCTATAGACAGAGAGAGAATATGGTCGAGGCTAACAACATCTGAAAGCATTGAGGTTAGTGCTAAAGGCTAAAATAATACTTTCATATAGCCTCACAAAAGAGAGTCACTGGAAAGGAGACAATTTAAGTTTGAGCCTCTTGTTAAAATGTATGGAAAGCCATAGTACTCCCGTTAGTGGATTTTTCaacttataatattaaatatactaTTCATTTGTTAATAGGTGACCGTCGTCCATCCAAATGCAATTCTCATATAATGTTGCTGCCTGAACATTGAACTGTGTATGCTTTAGAATGTATAATTTAGAAGGGTAGGTGTTATTGGAGAGAATGGTCTTGATTAGTCGAATAATCTTTCGCATcaacaaaaaaagaagaaaaaacatataaagATTGCACTAAAgctatttattaaaattattgaaaactAATTTGATGAATAGTTATTCAGATGTTGGTATTAAAAGTCAAGGCCCATTGATTGCAGGTTCTAGAGAGGGATTTGGCTATATTTGGATTCTTTATTGCATTAGGAAGAAGTACAAAATCCTATTTGTCTGCAAATGGCTTTGATGTTGTCGACGGTCCTATTGAAGGCTTCATTAGGTACCttttctgtttttaattttattacgaTATTTATTACCTATTATCTACACAACTGAATGGACTTCTGTATTGGCAGGTATTTAATTGGGGGCAGTGTTCTGTACTATCCTCAACTTTCATCAATAAGTTCTTATCAATTGTATGTCGAGGTTAGCATGTACAATCATGAGACATCTCCATTACACAAATATGTCTTGTGCTTGATTTGAGATAACGACAAAATGGTTTCTATAGGTAGTTTGTGAAGAGCTGGAATGGCTTCCTTTCTATCCAGGAAATGTTAGCACTCGGAAACAGTCTCATGGCCATGGAATTACATGGGAAGGTCCTGCAAATCCTGAAGCTATCCCTAATGTATTAGATGTCTGCTCGTTTTGGATGCAGAGCTTTATCAAATACAGTAAATGGCTGGAGAATCCTTCTAATGTTAAGGCAGCAAGGTTCCTGTCAAGAGGGTAATTTGAATGTACATTGCTTGCTTCATTGAAGATAAATGGTCATTTAATTACTTTACTAACATTTCCATCCTAACTGTTTAGGCACAACAAATTGATGGATTGCATGGAAGAAATGGGGATGTCAAGGTAATCTAATAATGTGATTATCTAAACTGCTTCTCATTCACTCACATAATTACATGTTTCATAAGATGAAACTCAGAGTTAAAGGTAtgagttatttaattttttggtggatttttttgtaaatgcACGTCAATATGACATGAGAAGCTTAAAATCCTACTGCTTTCATGGATGCTTAAACTACCCACAATCAGATttgtcaaaattttattttaggcaACATTCATGTTACTCTAGCATCTTTCTTTCCATATATTCTTATTTCAGTTCCTCATATTTttgtttagttaattttattcttgaacattaaaaaatttgaagatTTCTATATAATATTTGAACTCATAATTGCATGATGCTGTCCACTTGGTGGTGTCTATTCATTGTCTATGACACATTGTTGAAAAGTATTAGCTTGTAGCTGATTACAGATGAGGATATCATGGTGGTGTCTTTATTGTCTGTAAAATTTAGTTTGTAAGTGTTAGCTTTAGCTGATTACAGATGATGAAATTATGTTGCAGGAAAATGACAGCTCAGACATCTGGATATGGAATTTCACGTATAGACAAAGAAATGGATTCTTTTGATAAggtttttccttttccttttaaGTTGATACCTTATCCAGATTGTACACATCTTCACACTTCATGTTGGAATTCAAAGATTTGGCATCATCTTATGATGTATGTGGTAAACAACACGTATGTGTCTTTGGAAACAtttctggaatttttttaaggctaaacccatctagaggcccttgtactatatcatttttgttcaaaaagcccttgtactatttttttgttcttctgGTCCCTCTACTtgcataatttttgattttcaggtccttttttagttttctccagtccctctacttacaatttttttgttcctccagtcccaTAAGAGGACCTGAAAATCGGAATTTTGCCGAGTACAGGGACCCAAACATAAACAACTTTAGGCCCCTAACATAAACAACTTTAGGATAGGGGACTCTGGAACAAAACTAATAAAGTAGAGGGGCTTCCGTATGAGTTTTGCCATTTTTTAAGGAAGACACTTGGTTGCATTGATTACTGTCTCGTAGTATCTTTTATTCTTGATAATTAACCACAAAACATGATGTAATTAATGGAATATGTTTAATGCTGCTCATCGTGCCTTGCGTTTGGCCAGGCATTAGGGAGTGTTGAAGAAGCTCTACTTAAACTAGAGAAATTGCTTCAAGAGTTGCATGTATCAAGCACTAATTCTGGAAAAGAGCAACTAAAAGCTGCTTGTTCTGATCTTGAAAGAATAAGAAAGCTTAAAAAAGAGGCCGAGTTTTTGGAGGCATCTTTCAGAGCAAAAGCAGCCTCACTACAGCAGgtattttttagctatttatttCCCAGGCTGCGGTAGCTATTTTCGGCATATTGACTACTGATGAGAGGTGATTGCATTCAAAGTTACAACTGGCATGTAATCATAGCGGTGTGTCCATGTACATTCACATGTGGTATATCtgtattttttaaagtaaaattttatgtgtttttttaattgGCTTTATATGTTGATTATTTGGTAAACAAGCTGTCATGTGAGAGTTCTCATGTTTTATGTTGGGTTCTAACAACTGAGAACAGACTGTTGCACCCGTTACTCGGGTCCTTTTCATTCAGCAGTCTAATACTTGGAATACTGATCTTAAGGGTGATGATGAAAGTAATTCAGAAACTTCTGTCAGCAAGCAGCAACTGTACTTAAAAGGGGAAAGGATAAAGAGTGCCAATGAAAGACTAGACAGCAGCAACAGGTATGAAACTTTCTCTGTAGGTTTCTGTCGAGCATGCAACTAGTTGTCTAGTGCTATTCATCTCATGCTGAATTGCATTTTTTCCAGTAAATCTCGAGGGCTTTGGAACTTCTTTGTTCGCTTCCCAGCCAAGAAGCCTAATTCTGACCCAGCAGTCACAGACGGATCTGTATGCACTACCTTCGTAATATGCTTATAGTTTAAGTTATTTTTGCATCTAGTTTATTGATGTACATTGAGAATTTCACCATCAAATGCATTAGCTGACTTTGGTGGAAATTTGTACATCAAAGGGCGTGTGATTAACATTAGCATAatcatacatttaaaaataaaaaactaaccATGATGATAGATATTGTTGCACATGCGTGCATGAGTGCATTTCAACATTATCCTTACTGATGCATCTTTCATCCGTTATCTTGTACTCTCCAAAATCTCATAATGAGGAAAACTAAAGTAAAGTTTTATTAGGGTAGGCTAGTTGATTTCTTAAATGTTGCAGATACTTATTAAGAATGTGCTCCTTACTatactaatattttttcatatatgttAAAGTATGTATGAGTTTAAAATGGTAGATCTTTACTATTGTTTGTTTGATAAAATGCTACATCTAAAAGGTTTATGATTACTGGGTGTAATCCTATGAAGATGGACAACTATTGACAATAGTGTAGAGAATTTTTATAGAGTTATTAAATGCCACATAATGCGATATAGTGAAATAAAGTAGTCTAATAAAAGGAATAAATACCTCTGGGCAGGGATCCCTGTCCCTTCTATCACTTAAGTGTCTATCCATGTCAATAGTATACCACATCCCCTTAATTGTCTTTATGATACTTGATGCATTTTATTTGAAGTTGAAGTGTGACTTTGAAAGACAAATTGTTGGGCTTGTTGCATTTTTGGACTTGGATCAAAGTTagaatttttcttttgttatcTTTAAAAGTTGTCTCCGTTTGTACTCATACCAACTGGTGCAGCTTATCTGGTTTATTGATATTAAGGAAAGTTCAGATATTAACAATTCATTGGCCTAGTTAACGTTAACATCCAAAACTATTTTGTTCATTTCCAATTGCAGTGGTTTTCTTGATAGTTGTCATGAGATTTAGTCTTGTCTTTTAGTTTCTCGCTTAAAGAAACTAGGCCTTCAAGCTTTTTCTATCCTTATATCATAAGCAAAGAGGTGATATGGTTCAGAGAGAGAATCTTATGGTAAATCTTGGTTGGTTAGGGGAGAAATTGACCATTTGCTACAGTTAGTTCAGTATtgaagtttacaatcgttacataTAATAATGGATAACTTCTGCGTGATTACATGTGGTAGAAGTCTACTTTTGGATTTTGCGGGTCATATCCAATGGCGGACCTGCATATGATATATAGTGGCCTATTGTCTACCCTATGAACTGAAATTTTATAATACTGTTAATTCATGACTTACTACATTGTCTATTCTAAAATTGTTAGTTTTTCCAtttctatataaattaatataattttctgCATATTATAATGAATCTTTTGTCATAACTTCTAGTTGCCTCCTTATAAAAAATTCCTAGGTCTGTCGTTGGTCGCACATACCTATAGTTCATTGGATGAATTATAagagacattttaattgtctgaaAAGAGACACCGACTCATTTTCTATGATTGAAGAACAATTGAAGTTTGTGATTGCTGTTGATcaattttaagaaaattgattACGAGAATGATTGAAAAAAAAGCATCTGGCTTTAATCTTACTGGTCATTAtccataaatataatataatggATAGATTTGAAGGGAGAGATATAATATTGGAGTTCtggaatataaaaaaattaaataccaaaaatgaTTCTCTTTTTGGGTAAATTGTTATAGTCTTGGCTTTTTTTTACAATGTAGTGATATCAGTTGTTGCTCAGCTAAAATGTACTACTTAGACAAGTAATGATTGC
Coding sequences within it:
- the LOC126677078 gene encoding uncharacterized protein LOC126677078 isoform X2 — translated: MAVKLQNHTFITSSSLNPRLSRNCSTGHYDSCRRVAHLDYVLSNWGNSRKRCLMKRALLGNDNHIHSNRLATYRILRSTYRKSRRVGRIVPFATGDDGVTVNGSPPASTSSNVDEVRLKLNQSLRDENNGDRLVQALHDAARVFELAIKEQGSLSKFSWFSTAWLGIDRNAWVKTLSYQASVYSLLQAACEISSRGEGRDRDAYIFVQNSLLRQSSPLESSIREKLSAKHPEAYEWFWSEQLPVVVTSFVNYFEGDLRFIAATSESGKGISLNSGKGSDIALLLLALSCIAAVTKLGPAKICCPQFSSMISDITGRLMEMLVDFVPIRQTYHYIKDIGLRREFLAHFGARSAACRVKDDCSSEEVVFWVNLIQKQLLRAIDRERIWSRLTTSESIEVLERDLAIFGFFIALGRSTKSYLSANGFDVVDGPIEGFIRYLIGGSVLYYPQLSSISSYQLYVEVVCEELEWLPFYPGNVSTRKQSHGHGITWEGPANPEAIPNVLDVCSFWMQSFIKYSKWLENPSNVKAARFLSRGHNKLMDCMEEMGMSRKMTAQTSGYGISRIDKEMDSFDKALGSVEEALLKLEKLLQELHVSSTNSGKEQLKAACSDLERIRKLKKEAEFLEASFRAKAASLQQGDDESNSETSVSKQQLYLKGERIKSANERLDSSNSKSRGLWNFFVRFPAKKPNSDPAVTDGSGDEYSGGQTMTAGVAESESNEILRFELLRNELMELEKRVQRTTDQSDNEEVSREGGDTFNYHDDDAKGSQLVHVQKKENIIEKSLDKLKETSTDVLQGTQLLAIDVGAALGLLQRALIGDELTEKEKMALRRTLTDLASVVPIGVLMLLPVTAVGHAAMLAAIQRYVPALIPSTYGPERLELLRQLEKVKELEASEVDADENQKD
- the LOC126677078 gene encoding uncharacterized protein LOC126677078 isoform X1 → MAVKLQNHTFITSSSLNPRLSRNCSTGHYDSCRRVAHLDYVLSNWGNSRKRCLMKRALLGNDNHIHSNRLATYRILRSTYRKSRRVGRIVPFATGDDGVTVNGSPPASTSSNVDEVRLKLNQSLRDENNGDRLVQALHDAARVFELAIKEQGSLSKFSWFSTAWLGIDRNAWVKTLSYQASVYSLLQAACEISSRGEGRDRDAYIFVQNSLLRQSSPLESSIREKLSAKHPEAYEWFWSEQLPVVVTSFVNYFEGDLRFIAATSESGKGISLNSGKGSDIALLLLALSCIAAVTKLGPAKICCPQFSSMISDITGRLMEMLVDFVPIRQTYHYIKDIGLRREFLAHFGARSAACRVKDDCSSEEVVFWVNLIQKQLLRAIDRERIWSRLTTSESIEVLERDLAIFGFFIALGRSTKSYLSANGFDVVDGPIEGFIRYLIGGSVLYYPQLSSISSYQLYVEVVCEELEWLPFYPGNVSTRKQSHGHGITWEGPANPEAIPNVLDVCSFWMQSFIKYSKWLENPSNVKAARFLSRGHNKLMDCMEEMGMSRKMTAQTSGYGISRIDKEMDSFDKALGSVEEALLKLEKLLQELHVSSTNSGKEQLKAACSDLERIRKLKKEAEFLEASFRAKAASLQQTVAPVTRVLFIQQSNTWNTDLKGDDESNSETSVSKQQLYLKGERIKSANERLDSSNSKSRGLWNFFVRFPAKKPNSDPAVTDGSGDEYSGGQTMTAGVAESESNEILRFELLRNELMELEKRVQRTTDQSDNEEVSREGGDTFNYHDDDAKGSQLVHVQKKENIIEKSLDKLKETSTDVLQGTQLLAIDVGAALGLLQRALIGDELTEKEKMALRRTLTDLASVVPIGVLMLLPVTAVGHAAMLAAIQRYVPALIPSTYGPERLELLRQLEKVKELEASEVDADENQKD